From a single Bacillus pseudomycoides DSM 12442 genomic region:
- a CDS encoding aminodeoxychorismate/anthranilate synthase component II: MIVLIDNYDSFTYNLYQLLGAYEEEIVVLRNDKVTIQELEEMKPKAIILSPGPGKPEDAGICTQVIQHFYKQIPILGICLGHQAIVSAFGGEIVRAEHIKHGKTSRVKHNGTSIFSYVTQPLTAMRYHSLVAAKHTIPKCFDVLATAMDDGEIMAVRHNYYPLFGLQFHPESIATEEGGKLIRAFLSSVKEEERV; encoded by the coding sequence ATGATTGTACTCATCGATAACTATGATTCATTCACTTATAACTTGTATCAATTGTTAGGGGCATATGAGGAAGAGATTGTTGTACTGCGAAATGATAAAGTGACGATTCAAGAACTCGAAGAAATGAAGCCAAAAGCAATTATTCTTTCACCAGGACCAGGAAAACCAGAGGATGCAGGGATTTGCACCCAGGTGATTCAACATTTTTACAAACAAATTCCGATCCTTGGCATTTGCCTTGGACACCAAGCGATTGTTTCAGCATTTGGCGGGGAAATTGTAAGAGCAGAGCATATAAAACATGGGAAAACATCACGTGTAAAGCATAATGGCACATCGATATTTTCATATGTCACGCAACCGTTAACTGCGATGCGCTACCATTCACTCGTAGCGGCGAAGCATACGATTCCAAAATGTTTTGATGTATTAGCAACAGCGATGGATGATGGGGAAATCATGGCAGTTCGCCATAACTATTATCCACTCTTCGGATTGCAGTTTCATCCAGAGTCAATTGCGACTGAAGAGGGCGGAAAATTAATCCGTGCATTTTTATCCAGTGTGAAAGAGGAGGAGCGAGTATGA
- the trpD gene encoding anthranilate phosphoribosyltransferase: protein MNSYLRKLVDGQNLTEQEMYEAGLVLLSEDILESEIAAFLALLKAKGETSDEIYGLVRALREKALPFASHIKGAMDNCGTGGDGAQTFNISTTSAFVLAGAGVKVAKHGNRAVSSKTGSADLLEELGVNIACTPREIDYLLEKVGIAFLFAPAMHPALKRIMKIRKELNVPTIFNLIGPLTNPIDLETQFVGIYKRDMLMPVAEVLQKLGRKQALVVNGSGFLDEASLQGENHVVILKDNKIIEESIIPEEYGFSRVSNEEIRGGNAKENANITLQVLEGEKSVYRDTVLLNAGLALFANGKAGTIEEGIHIAAQSIDSGKALSKLNLLISASNKRLERVN, encoded by the coding sequence ATGAATAGTTATCTTCGGAAATTAGTAGATGGACAGAACTTAACGGAACAGGAAATGTATGAAGCAGGCCTTGTGCTCTTAAGTGAAGATATATTAGAAAGTGAAATTGCAGCTTTTTTAGCATTGTTAAAGGCAAAGGGTGAAACTTCTGATGAAATATATGGCCTCGTTCGTGCTCTTCGGGAAAAGGCATTACCATTTGCAAGTCATATAAAAGGAGCAATGGATAATTGCGGGACGGGCGGAGACGGTGCACAAACATTCAACATTAGTACAACATCTGCTTTCGTACTTGCCGGGGCTGGTGTGAAGGTGGCGAAACATGGGAATCGCGCGGTTTCTAGTAAAACAGGGAGTGCGGATTTATTAGAAGAACTTGGTGTCAATATTGCATGTACGCCAAGAGAAATTGACTACTTATTAGAAAAGGTTGGTATCGCATTTCTGTTTGCACCAGCTATGCATCCAGCACTTAAACGCATTATGAAAATAAGAAAAGAGCTAAATGTACCGACCATTTTTAATCTAATTGGTCCTCTTACAAATCCGATTGATTTAGAAACGCAGTTTGTTGGCATATACAAACGAGATATGCTAATGCCTGTAGCAGAGGTATTGCAAAAGCTTGGTAGAAAACAAGCGCTTGTTGTAAATGGGAGCGGATTTTTAGATGAAGCATCTCTGCAAGGGGAAAATCATGTAGTGATTTTAAAGGATAACAAAATTATAGAAGAGAGTATTATTCCAGAAGAATATGGATTTTCTCGTGTGAGCAATGAAGAAATCCGAGGTGGAAATGCAAAAGAAAATGCGAATATTACACTGCAAGTACTAGAGGGGGAAAAGAGTGTATACCGTGATACGGTTCTACTCAATGCAGGTCTTGCACTTTTTGCAAATGGAAAAGCAGGGACAATTGAAGAAGGCATTCATATTGCAGCTCAAAGTATTGATTCTGGAAAAGCGTTATCGAAATTGAATCTATTAATTAGTGCAAGTAATAAAAGATTAGAGAGGGTGAATTAA
- the trpC gene encoding indole-3-glycerol phosphate synthase TrpC: METILEKIVQQKKKEVEALYKTYTPVKKQRKSHSLVEALQNFTVIAEVKRASPSKGDIHLHVDVPKQVKMYEECGAGAVSVLTDEQFFKGSFQDLETARANSNIPLLCKDFIIDTIQIDRAYEAGADLILLIVAALSEEKLRELYAYVQKVGLEAIVEVHNETELEVALALNPHVIGINNRNLKTFEVDLSTTENLGKRLNEENMLWISESGIHTEEDIVRVKQAGAKGILVGEALMTAPSVRDFFQSLKVTT; this comes from the coding sequence ATGGAAACCATTTTAGAAAAGATTGTTCAGCAGAAGAAAAAAGAGGTAGAAGCGTTGTATAAAACATATACGCCGGTGAAGAAACAACGGAAGTCACACTCTCTTGTAGAAGCACTGCAAAACTTCACAGTCATTGCTGAAGTGAAGCGAGCTTCTCCATCTAAAGGTGATATTCATTTACATGTAGATGTACCAAAGCAAGTAAAAATGTATGAAGAGTGTGGCGCCGGAGCAGTTTCTGTTTTAACGGATGAACAGTTTTTTAAAGGATCTTTTCAAGATTTAGAAACAGCACGAGCAAATAGTAATATTCCGCTTCTATGTAAAGATTTTATTATCGATACAATTCAAATTGATCGGGCATATGAAGCTGGAGCGGATCTCATTTTACTTATCGTTGCTGCACTATCAGAAGAAAAACTACGAGAGTTATATGCATACGTGCAAAAAGTAGGATTAGAGGCAATTGTAGAAGTTCACAATGAGACAGAATTAGAGGTAGCACTAGCATTAAATCCTCATGTGATTGGAATAAACAATCGGAATTTGAAAACATTTGAAGTGGATTTGAGTACGACAGAAAATCTAGGGAAACGATTGAATGAAGAAAATATGCTTTGGATTAGTGAGAGTGGTATTCATACGGAAGAAGATATCGTACGTGTGAAGCAGGCAGGTGCAAAAGGAATTCTTGTTGGGGA